Proteins from one Halovivax limisalsi genomic window:
- a CDS encoding tRNA pseudouridine(54/55) synthase Pus10: MTITESAADLLAGGPVCDACLGRPFADRSFGLRNDERGRALRTTLALEADEPYESDDPAECWVCEGYSGTYDALAGAVVETLEDVEFATYQVGTVVPPLVEENDRLLREDAGLDPDAGEPFKREVNREVGRRVGARTGTEVDFERPDVLCVLDLSAFDPLSVLEDGESVTGHAVDRQLNPAFVYGRYRKLERDIPQTEWPCRECGGSGTQLADDGEEPCDYCGGSGYLYDTSVEETVRPHVVEAMDGREGTFHGAGREDVDARMLGTGRPFVLEVKHPRSRTPDVAALEAAINEAAAGAVEVEGLRLATHDMVERVKEHDASKRYRAAVRFDDPVDADALETAFDELEGTTVEQYTPQRVDHRRAALTRERTVYGIDGELGIADAMAESVDAAGGDADATEPSEGTATTATIEVHGAGGLYIKELISGDDGRTEPSVAGLLETGADVLALDVLAVEGEDEPFEQPEYFEDERDMNEANTEPDPTDEGDAS; the protein is encoded by the coding sequence ATGACCATCACGGAATCGGCGGCCGACCTGCTCGCCGGCGGCCCCGTCTGTGACGCCTGTCTCGGGCGGCCGTTCGCCGACCGGAGCTTCGGCCTGCGAAACGACGAGCGCGGCCGGGCGCTGCGGACGACGCTGGCCCTCGAGGCGGACGAGCCCTACGAGTCGGACGACCCCGCCGAGTGCTGGGTCTGCGAGGGCTACAGCGGGACCTACGACGCGCTGGCCGGGGCGGTCGTCGAGACGCTGGAGGACGTCGAGTTTGCGACCTACCAGGTGGGAACGGTCGTCCCGCCGCTGGTCGAGGAGAACGACCGCCTGCTGCGCGAGGACGCGGGCCTGGACCCCGACGCCGGCGAACCGTTCAAGCGCGAGGTCAACCGCGAAGTAGGCCGGCGCGTCGGCGCGCGGACGGGCACCGAGGTCGACTTCGAGCGCCCGGACGTCCTCTGCGTCCTCGACCTCTCGGCGTTCGACCCGCTCTCGGTGCTCGAAGACGGCGAGTCGGTGACGGGCCACGCCGTCGACCGCCAGCTCAACCCCGCGTTCGTCTACGGCCGGTACCGCAAGCTCGAGCGCGATATCCCGCAGACGGAGTGGCCCTGTCGGGAGTGCGGCGGGAGCGGTACCCAGCTGGCAGACGACGGCGAGGAACCCTGCGACTACTGCGGCGGATCGGGCTACCTCTACGACACCAGCGTCGAGGAGACGGTCCGCCCGCACGTCGTCGAGGCGATGGACGGGCGCGAGGGCACGTTCCACGGCGCCGGCCGCGAGGACGTCGACGCCCGGATGCTCGGCACCGGCCGGCCGTTCGTCCTCGAGGTGAAACACCCCCGTTCCCGGACGCCCGACGTCGCGGCGCTCGAAGCCGCGATCAACGAGGCCGCCGCTGGTGCCGTCGAGGTCGAGGGTCTCCGCCTCGCGACCCACGACATGGTCGAGCGCGTCAAGGAACACGACGCGAGCAAGCGCTACCGCGCCGCGGTGCGGTTCGACGACCCGGTCGACGCCGACGCCCTCGAGACGGCGTTCGACGAGCTCGAGGGGACGACCGTCGAGCAGTACACGCCCCAGCGCGTTGACCACCGCCGCGCCGCGCTAACCCGCGAGCGCACCGTCTACGGGATCGACGGCGAACTCGGAATCGCCGACGCGATGGCCGAGAGCGTGGACGCGGCAGGGGGAGATGCCGACGCGACGGAACCGAGCGAGGGCACCGCCACGACCGCGACCATCGAGGTCCACGGCGCGGGCGGCCTCTACATCAAGGAACTCATCAGCGGCGACGACGGCCGGACGGAACCCAGCGTCGCCGGCCTGCTCGAGACCGGGGCTGACGTACTCGCGCTCGACGTGCTCGCCGTGGAAGGCGAGGACGAACCGTTCGAGCAACCCGAGTACTTCGAAGACGAGCGTGACATGAACGAGGCGAACACCGAACCCGATCCGACCGACGAGGGGGACGCGTCGTGA
- a CDS encoding S1C family serine protease, protein MHESDRSRRAFLAAAGGGLVAALAGCAEPGARQRAGYGNASMQPEFDPDEQADGTVFTDIYESVIDSVTMVTVSGIESSTGQEGVGQGSAFVYEDYLVTNEHVVWGGDRIECQYTSGDWTVADVVGTDVYSDLAVLEVEHRPEIAEPLSFSDVRPTVGQEVLAIGNPYGFEGSMSRGIVSGVNRSLPGPANFDIPNVVQTDAGVNPGNSGGPLVDMEGRVVGVISSGIAEGVGFATSAALASRVVPTLIEVGEYEHARIGIGLREVGPAVAAANDLEEAVGVLVVEVDPETPASDVLQGSPDQVTRDGRPIPVGGDVIVGVAGEPVPDQHALSRVLALRTSPGDVVDFEIVRDGERRTVDVELVARPTDVERNY, encoded by the coding sequence ATGCACGAATCGGATCGGTCCCGCCGGGCGTTCCTCGCCGCGGCCGGCGGCGGGTTGGTCGCGGCGCTTGCAGGCTGTGCCGAACCCGGCGCCCGGCAGCGGGCGGGGTACGGCAACGCCTCGATGCAGCCCGAGTTCGACCCGGACGAGCAGGCCGACGGGACCGTCTTCACGGACATCTACGAGTCGGTGATCGACTCCGTGACGATGGTGACGGTCTCGGGGATCGAATCCTCGACGGGCCAGGAGGGCGTCGGGCAGGGCTCGGCGTTCGTCTACGAGGACTACCTGGTGACCAACGAACACGTCGTCTGGGGCGGCGATCGGATCGAATGCCAGTACACGAGCGGCGACTGGACGGTCGCCGACGTGGTCGGCACCGACGTCTACAGCGACCTGGCGGTGCTCGAAGTCGAACATCGTCCCGAGATAGCCGAGCCGCTCTCCTTTTCGGACGTCCGCCCGACCGTCGGGCAGGAGGTGCTGGCCATCGGCAACCCCTACGGCTTCGAGGGGTCGATGTCCCGCGGGATCGTCAGCGGCGTCAATCGCTCGCTGCCGGGGCCGGCGAACTTCGACATCCCGAACGTCGTCCAGACCGACGCGGGCGTGAATCCGGGCAACAGCGGCGGGCCGCTGGTCGATATGGAGGGTCGGGTCGTCGGCGTCATCAGCTCCGGCATCGCGGAGGGCGTCGGCTTCGCCACCTCCGCCGCGCTGGCCTCGCGTGTCGTCCCGACGCTGATCGAGGTGGGCGAGTACGAACACGCCCGCATCGGGATCGGATTGCGCGAGGTCGGGCCCGCGGTCGCGGCGGCGAACGACCTCGAAGAGGCCGTGGGGGTCCTCGTCGTCGAGGTCGACCCGGAGACGCCGGCGTCGGACGTTCTCCAGGGCAGCCCCGATCAGGTCACGCGCGACGGCCGGCCTATCCCCGTCGGCGGCGACGTCATCGTCGGCGTCGCGGGCGAACCCGTCCCCGACCAGCACGCCCTCTCGCGCGTACTCGCGCTCCGGACGAGCCCCGGCGACGTCGTCGACTTCGAGATCGTCCGCGACGGCGAGCGCCGGACCGTCGACGTCGAACTCGTCGCTCGGCCGACCGACGTCGAACGGAACTACTGA
- the alaS gene encoding alanine--tRNA ligase, which produces MSDLEEEYRLDYFEAEGFERVECVSCGNHFWTRDPERTVCGEPPCATYDFIGDPGFDAAYSLEEMREAFLSFFEEHGHERIDPYPVAANRWRDDVLLTQASVYDFQPLVTSGKTPPPANPLTISQPCIRMQDIDNVGKTGRHTMAFEMMAHHAFNAREDLDDPEQYAYEGEVYWKDRTVELCDELLDSMGADITEVTYIEDPWVGGGNAGPAIEVIYKGLELATLVFMCMEQDPDGEYELKDGNTYSYMDTYVVDTGYGLERWTWMSQGTPTVYEAIYPEMIAFLKDNAGLEYTDEESALVANAARLSGNLDIDDVDDVEAARGDIADELGVDVDELRDLVEPLETIYAIADHSRTLAYMFGDGIVPSNVATGYLARMVLRRTKRLCDTVGVDAPLDELVDMQAERLGYENRDTIRDVVRSEVEKYRETLERGGRRVEDLAREYAERDEAIPTDELIELYDSHGIQPDMVEEIAAEHGANVDVPDDFYSLVASRHDEETAGGDVGSGDEARFEDLPETEKRYYDDQERTQFEAVVLDVFEHEDGYDVVLDGTLFYPEGGGQPADRGTLSTDETTVEVTDVQEVDGVVLHRTDGSLGKGEFVTGQIDAERRRQLMAHHTATHVIGHAAREVLGEHVRQAGAQKGVDSARLDVRHYERITREEIEEIERVANDLVRANAQVTQEWPHRNEAEAEHGFDLYQGGIPPGEHIRLIHVAEDVQACGGTHVARTGDIGAIKIRSTERVQDGVERLVFAAGEAAIAATQETENALYEAADVLDVDPPEVPETAERFFEAWKDRGKRIEELESQLAEARAAGADDAETVDVGETTAVVQRIDADVDELRATASAFAEEGQIAVLGGVARSATESESGTGSREQGSAQFVVAVPDGAGVNAGEVVGELAAKVGGGGGGPPDFAQGGGPDIEALDDALEAAPDVLRQVRNA; this is translated from the coding sequence ATGAGCGACCTCGAGGAGGAGTACCGCCTCGATTACTTCGAAGCGGAGGGATTCGAGCGAGTGGAGTGCGTCTCGTGTGGCAATCACTTCTGGACGCGCGACCCGGAGCGAACGGTGTGTGGCGAGCCGCCGTGTGCGACGTACGACTTCATCGGCGACCCGGGATTCGACGCGGCCTACTCCCTCGAGGAGATGCGGGAGGCGTTCCTCTCGTTCTTCGAGGAGCACGGGCACGAACGCATCGATCCGTACCCGGTCGCGGCGAATCGCTGGCGCGACGACGTCCTGCTGACCCAGGCGTCGGTCTACGACTTCCAGCCGCTGGTGACCTCCGGGAAGACGCCGCCGCCGGCCAACCCGCTGACGATCTCCCAGCCCTGCATCCGGATGCAGGACATCGACAACGTGGGCAAGACCGGCCGGCACACCATGGCCTTCGAGATGATGGCCCACCACGCGTTCAACGCCCGCGAGGATCTCGACGATCCGGAGCAGTACGCCTACGAGGGCGAGGTCTACTGGAAGGACCGCACCGTCGAGCTCTGCGACGAACTGCTCGACTCGATGGGCGCGGACATCACCGAGGTCACCTACATCGAGGACCCGTGGGTCGGCGGCGGCAACGCCGGCCCCGCGATCGAGGTCATCTACAAGGGTCTCGAGCTGGCGACGCTGGTCTTCATGTGCATGGAGCAGGACCCCGACGGCGAGTACGAGCTCAAGGACGGGAACACCTACTCCTACATGGACACCTACGTCGTCGACACGGGCTACGGCCTCGAGCGCTGGACCTGGATGAGCCAGGGGACGCCGACGGTCTACGAGGCGATCTACCCGGAGATGATCGCCTTTTTGAAGGATAACGCCGGGCTCGAGTACACCGACGAGGAATCCGCCCTCGTCGCGAACGCGGCCAGGCTCTCGGGCAACCTCGACATCGACGACGTCGACGACGTCGAGGCCGCCCGCGGTGACATCGCCGACGAACTCGGCGTCGACGTCGACGAACTGCGCGACCTCGTCGAACCCCTCGAGACCATCTACGCGATCGCCGATCACTCCCGCACCCTGGCCTACATGTTCGGCGACGGCATCGTCCCGTCGAACGTCGCCACGGGCTATCTCGCGCGGATGGTCCTCCGGCGCACCAAGCGCCTCTGCGACACCGTCGGCGTCGACGCGCCGCTGGACGAACTCGTCGACATGCAGGCCGAGCGGCTGGGCTACGAGAACCGCGACACGATCCGCGACGTCGTCCGCAGCGAGGTCGAGAAGTATCGCGAGACCCTCGAACGCGGGGGCCGCCGCGTCGAGGACCTCGCGCGCGAGTACGCCGAGCGCGACGAGGCGATCCCGACCGACGAGCTCATCGAGCTCTACGACTCCCACGGGATCCAGCCGGACATGGTCGAGGAGATCGCCGCCGAGCACGGCGCGAACGTCGACGTCCCCGACGACTTCTACTCGCTCGTCGCCTCGCGCCACGACGAGGAGACGGCGGGCGGCGACGTCGGCAGCGGCGACGAGGCGCGCTTCGAGGACCTCCCCGAGACGGAAAAGCGCTACTACGACGACCAGGAGCGCACCCAGTTCGAGGCCGTCGTCCTCGACGTCTTCGAGCACGAGGACGGTTACGACGTCGTCCTCGACGGCACCCTGTTCTACCCCGAGGGCGGCGGTCAGCCCGCCGACAGGGGGACGCTCTCGACCGACGAGACGACCGTCGAGGTCACCGACGTCCAGGAGGTCGACGGCGTCGTCCTCCACCGGACCGACGGCTCGCTCGGCAAGGGCGAGTTCGTCACCGGCCAGATCGACGCCGAGCGTCGCCGCCAGCTGATGGCCCACCACACCGCGACCCACGTCATCGGCCACGCGGCGCGCGAAGTGCTCGGCGAGCACGTTCGCCAGGCCGGCGCCCAGAAGGGCGTCGACTCCGCCCGACTCGACGTGCGCCACTACGAGCGCATCACCCGCGAGGAAATCGAGGAGATCGAACGCGTCGCCAACGATCTCGTCAGAGCGAACGCCCAGGTCACCCAGGAGTGGCCCCACCGCAACGAGGCCGAGGCCGAGCACGGCTTCGACCTCTACCAGGGCGGCATCCCGCCGGGCGAGCACATCCGCCTGATCCACGTCGCCGAGGACGTCCAGGCCTGCGGCGGCACGCACGTCGCCCGCACCGGCGACATCGGCGCGATCAAGATCCGCTCGACCGAGCGCGTCCAGGACGGCGTCGAGCGACTCGTCTTCGCGGCGGGCGAAGCCGCCATCGCGGCCACCCAGGAGACCGAGAACGCCCTCTACGAGGCCGCCGACGTTCTCGACGTCGACCCGCCGGAGGTGCCCGAGACGGCCGAGCGCTTCTTCGAGGCCTGGAAGGACCGCGGCAAGCGCATCGAGGAACTCGAATCGCAGCTGGCCGAGGCCCGAGCGGCCGGCGCGGACGACGCCGAGACGGTCGACGTCGGCGAGACGACGGCGGTCGTCCAGCGAATCGACGCCGACGTCGACGAGCTCCGGGCGACCGCCTCCGCTTTCGCCGAGGAGGGCCAGATCGCCGTGCTGGGCGGCGTCGCGCGGAGCGCGACGGAAAGTGAGAGCGGGACGGGGTCCCGCGAACAGGGCAGCGCGCAGTTCGTCGTCGCCGTGCCCGACGGCGCCGGCGTCAACGCCGGCGAGGTCGTCGGCGAACTCGCCGCGAAAGTCGGCGGCGGCGGAGGCGGCCCGCCGGACTTCGCCCAGGGCGGCGGTCCGGACATCGAGGCGCTCGACGATGCACTCGAAGCGGCACCGGACGTGTTGCGGCAGGTTCGAAACGCCTGA
- a CDS encoding replication factor C small subunit, translating to MSEADAETEATPGPTGIWIEKYRPESLGDVKGHENIVPRLQKYVEQNDLPHLLFAGPAGVGKTASAGAIARELYGEDWREHFLELNASDERGIDVVRDRIKNFARSSFGGVEYRIIFLDEADALTSDAQSALRRTMEQFSHNTRFILSCNYSSQIIDPIQSRCAVFRFTQLSDEAVEAQVREIAETEAIELTDDGVDALVYAAAGDMRKAINGLQAAAVMGETVDEEAVFAITATARPEEVEAMVEQAIGGDFTAARATLEDLLTDRGLAGGDVIDQLHRSAWEFDLGEHETVQLLERLGEVDYRITEGANERLQLEAMLADLALESDA from the coding sequence ATGAGCGAGGCCGACGCCGAGACGGAGGCGACGCCGGGGCCGACCGGGATCTGGATCGAGAAGTACCGGCCCGAATCGCTGGGCGACGTCAAGGGCCACGAGAACATCGTCCCGCGCCTGCAGAAGTACGTCGAGCAGAACGACCTGCCCCACCTCCTCTTTGCGGGCCCGGCCGGAGTCGGGAAGACGGCCTCAGCCGGCGCTATCGCCCGCGAACTCTACGGCGAGGACTGGCGCGAGCACTTCCTCGAGCTCAACGCCTCCGACGAGCGCGGCATCGACGTGGTCCGCGACCGGATCAAGAACTTCGCGCGCTCGTCGTTCGGCGGCGTCGAGTACCGCATCATCTTCCTCGACGAGGCCGACGCGCTCACGTCCGACGCCCAGTCGGCGCTGCGCCGGACGATGGAGCAGTTCTCGCACAACACGCGCTTCATCCTCTCGTGTAACTACTCCAGCCAGATCATCGATCCCATCCAGTCGCGGTGCGCCGTCTTCCGCTTCACCCAGCTCTCGGACGAGGCGGTCGAGGCCCAGGTGCGCGAGATCGCCGAGACGGAGGCCATCGAACTCACCGACGACGGGGTCGACGCGCTGGTCTACGCCGCCGCGGGCGACATGCGCAAGGCGATCAACGGACTCCAGGCCGCGGCCGTGATGGGCGAGACGGTCGACGAGGAGGCCGTCTTCGCGATCACCGCCACCGCCCGCCCCGAGGAGGTCGAGGCGATGGTCGAACAGGCCATCGGCGGCGACTTCACCGCCGCGCGGGCGACGCTCGAGGACCTGCTGACCGACCGCGGGCTCGCCGGCGGCGACGTCATCGACCAGCTGCACCGCTCGGCCTGGGAGTTCGACCTCGGCGAGCACGAGACGGTCCAGTTGCTCGAACGACTCGGCGAGGTCGACTACCGGATCACCGAGGGAGCCAACGAGCGCCTGCAATTGGAGGCGATGCTGGCCGACCTGGCGCTCGAAAGCGACGCGTAA
- a CDS encoding threonine synthase: MPSQNDPGGGSRSLATGLRSLGDPSIEYPLEPPLTRGCPETSTDEIQYPLEVTYDYDAVDPSLFARSDAATREAGRAGTSDETGPGTPRPSGLDRWAPLLPPLAPIGMGEGRTPSFQLERAAAEIGLGADLFLKDESQNPTWSQKDRLARCVVSAAVRSDARGVVASSTGNHGAAVSAYAARAGLEAIVVTAPETPAAVTRFIGAYGGTVLAVPDGDVRRLAVDRLAERGYHPVSTRTPVHTGHPWGPEGYKTIAYELYRDLGRVPGVVAVPTCYAELLYGVWKGFRELEDLDVVNETPRMLACEPAARGPLREALASDDPVASVGANPTEAYSIAATTSSVRGRRAVEESGGGAIGFTAADLEGAEERLAHGGTWQESAGAAGIAGLTRAVDDGRGAALGLDDGPIVAIATSSGFKNGEVARDLGTASGERQRSASGEGASEANGLGTASGERQRSASGGRREPPRVDPDWESIEAALVAAGHLAD, encoded by the coding sequence GTGCCGTCGCAAAACGACCCCGGCGGCGGGTCTCGATCGCTCGCCACCGGCCTCCGCTCGCTGGGCGATCCGTCGATCGAGTACCCGCTCGAACCGCCGCTGACCCGCGGCTGTCCCGAGACGAGTACGGACGAGATTCAGTACCCGCTCGAAGTGACCTACGACTACGATGCTGTCGACCCGTCGCTGTTCGCGAGAAGCGACGCCGCGACTCGCGAGGCGGGACGCGCCGGCACCAGCGACGAGACGGGCCCTGGAACTCCCCGCCCGTCGGGTCTGGATCGCTGGGCGCCGCTGCTACCGCCGCTCGCGCCGATCGGCATGGGGGAGGGACGCACCCCTTCGTTTCAACTGGAGCGCGCGGCCGCCGAGATCGGTCTCGGCGCCGACCTGTTTCTGAAAGACGAGAGTCAGAACCCGACGTGGAGCCAGAAGGACCGCCTGGCGCGCTGCGTCGTGAGCGCGGCCGTCCGATCGGACGCGCGAGGGGTCGTCGCGTCCTCCACCGGAAACCACGGGGCCGCCGTCTCCGCGTACGCCGCCCGGGCGGGGCTGGAGGCCATCGTCGTCACCGCTCCCGAGACGCCGGCGGCCGTCACGCGGTTCATCGGCGCCTACGGCGGGACGGTGCTCGCGGTCCCCGACGGCGACGTGCGACGGCTGGCTGTCGACCGGCTGGCCGAACGGGGCTACCACCCGGTCAGTACGCGGACGCCAGTCCACACCGGCCACCCCTGGGGCCCGGAGGGGTACAAGACGATCGCCTACGAACTCTATCGCGATCTCGGGCGGGTTCCGGGAGTCGTCGCCGTGCCGACGTGCTACGCGGAGCTCCTGTACGGCGTCTGGAAGGGCTTTCGCGAACTCGAAGATCTCGACGTCGTCAACGAGACGCCGCGCATGCTGGCCTGCGAGCCCGCCGCGCGCGGGCCGCTCCGGGAGGCGCTCGCGTCCGACGACCCCGTCGCGAGCGTGGGGGCGAACCCCACCGAGGCCTACTCCATCGCGGCGACGACCTCGAGCGTTCGCGGCCGTCGAGCCGTCGAGGAGTCCGGGGGCGGGGCGATCGGCTTTACGGCGGCCGACCTCGAAGGCGCCGAGGAACGGCTCGCTCACGGTGGGACCTGGCAGGAGTCGGCCGGCGCGGCCGGAATCGCCGGTCTCACTCGCGCGGTCGACGACGGCCGCGGAGCGGCGCTCGGACTCGACGACGGGCCGATCGTGGCGATCGCGACCTCGAGCGGATTCAAAAATGGCGAGGTCGCTCGCGACCTCGGAACGGCGAGCGGGGAGCGTCAACGATCCGCGAGCGGCGAGGGCGCGAGTGAAGCGAACGGCCTCGGAACGGCGAGCGGGGAGCGTCAGCGATCCGCGAGCGGCGGGCGACGCGAGCCGCCGCGCGTCGACCCGGACTGGGAGTCGATCGAGGCGGCGCTGGTCGCCGCCGGGCATCTCGCGGACTAG
- a CDS encoding S66 family peptidase has product MAAHEFTVPPALEPGDRVAIVATSSGAAATFPHVYELGLERIEDEFGLEPVEYPTATAEQETLAADPEMRARDVEEAFRDPEIAGVITTLGGDDQIRFVDHLDPDVLRENPTRFYGYSDNTVLASYLWQLGIVSYYGPSVLTEFAMQGSMFEHTVEYSRRALFEETIGELEPAECFSDHDLEWGDPDTLDQHRETEDSEGWRWAGGGDVVSDPITGRTWGGCLTVLDQLLAADVAVPEPDDLDGAVLLLETSEVMPEPWYARQFLMAVGERGLLERFDGVLVGRAKARNPFEEPSADERREYRDELRTTMAETIGLYNPEAPIVFDVEFGHCAPTVPVPVGATATIDPTEERIGFEGA; this is encoded by the coding sequence ATGGCCGCTCACGAATTCACCGTCCCGCCAGCGCTCGAACCTGGCGACCGGGTCGCGATCGTCGCCACCTCCTCGGGGGCGGCGGCGACGTTCCCGCACGTCTACGAGCTGGGGCTCGAACGTATCGAAGACGAGTTCGGCCTCGAACCGGTCGAGTACCCGACCGCGACGGCGGAGCAGGAGACCCTCGCCGCGGATCCCGAGATGCGCGCCCGGGACGTCGAGGAGGCCTTCCGCGATCCCGAGATCGCCGGCGTCATCACGACGCTCGGCGGCGACGACCAGATCCGCTTCGTCGACCACCTCGATCCGGACGTCCTCCGCGAGAATCCGACCCGATTCTACGGCTACAGCGACAACACGGTCCTCGCCTCGTACCTCTGGCAACTGGGGATCGTCTCGTACTACGGCCCGAGCGTCCTGACCGAGTTCGCGATGCAGGGTTCGATGTTCGAGCACACCGTCGAGTACAGCCGACGCGCGCTGTTCGAGGAGACGATCGGCGAACTCGAACCGGCCGAGTGCTTCAGCGATCACGACCTCGAGTGGGGCGATCCCGACACCCTGGACCAGCACCGAGAGACGGAGGACTCCGAGGGCTGGCGCTGGGCGGGCGGAGGCGACGTCGTCTCGGATCCGATCACGGGCCGCACCTGGGGCGGCTGCCTGACCGTCCTCGATCAACTCCTTGCGGCGGACGTCGCCGTCCCGGAGCCGGACGATCTCGACGGGGCCGTCCTCCTGCTCGAGACGTCCGAGGTCATGCCGGAACCGTGGTACGCGCGCCAGTTCCTCATGGCCGTGGGCGAGCGCGGGCTCCTGGAGCGCTTCGACGGCGTGCTCGTCGGCCGGGCGAAGGCCCGGAACCCGTTCGAAGAGCCGTCCGCCGACGAGCGCCGCGAGTACCGCGACGAACTCCGGACGACGATGGCGGAGACGATCGGACTGTACAACCCCGAGGCGCCGATCGTCTTCGACGTCGAGTTCGGTCACTGCGCGCCGACCGTGCCGGTCCCCGTGGGCGCGACGGCGACGATCGATCCGACTGAAGAACGGATCGGCTTCGAGGGGGCCTGA
- a CDS encoding type II toxin-antitoxin system VapC family toxin, protein MNRALADTRVLYAAFDRRDNRRDTGLAILRDADAGRLPVLVIPDVVVAETMNALTQRVAHDATVDAIERLEESAGFAIRRTTEQQWAMGREIYERHPPLSYVDSVLVARCREREHRARLLVRYRFRPH, encoded by the coding sequence GTGAATCGGGCGCTCGCCGATACGCGTGTCCTCTACGCGGCGTTCGATCGGCGAGATAACCGGCGCGATACCGGACTCGCGATCCTCCGAGATGCCGATGCCGGTCGGCTCCCGGTACTGGTGATCCCCGACGTTGTCGTCGCCGAAACGATGAACGCGCTCACGCAGCGCGTCGCTCACGATGCGACCGTCGACGCGATCGAACGCCTCGAAGAGAGTGCGGGGTTCGCGATTCGACGAACCACCGAGCAGCAATGGGCGATGGGACGCGAAATATACGAGCGTCACCCGCCGCTTTCCTACGTCGATTCGGTGCTCGTCGCGCGGTGCCGTGAGCGGGAACATCGAGCACGTTTACTCGTTCGATACCGGTTTCGACCCCATTGA